In Arvicola amphibius chromosome 13, mArvAmp1.2, whole genome shotgun sequence, a genomic segment contains:
- the Sall2 gene encoding sal-like protein 2 — MAQETGSSSRLGGPCGEPAELGGDASEEDHPQVCTKCCAQFSDPTEFLAHQNACCTDPPVMVIIGGQENPSNSSASSAPRPEGQIRPQVMDTEHSNAPDSGSSGPPDPTWGPERRGEESSGHFLVAATGTATGGGGGLILASPKLGATPLPPESTPAPPPPPPPLPPSGVGSGHLNIPLILEELRVLQQRQIHQMQMTEQICRQVLLLGSLGQTVGAPTSPSELAGTGTASSTKPLLPLFSPIKPVQTGKTLAPSSSSSSSSGAEPPKQAFFHLYHPLGSQHPFSVGGVGRSHKPTPAPSPALSGSTDQLIASPQLAFPGTTGLLAAQCLGAARGLEAAASPGLLKPKNGSGELGYGEVISSLEKPGGRHKCRFCAKVFGSDSALQIHLRSHTGERPYKCNVCGNRFTTRGNLKVHFHRHREKYPHVQMNPHPVPEHLDYVITSSGLPYGMSVPPEKAEEEAATPGGGVERKPLVASTTALSATESLTLLSTGTSASVAPGLPPFNKFVLMKAVEPKNKADENTPPGSEGSAITGVADGGAATRMQLSKLVTSLPSWALLTNHLKSTGSFPFPYVLEPLGASPSETSKLQQLVEKIDRQGAVAVASTASGAPTTSAPAPSSSSSGPNQCVICLRVLSCPRALRLHYGQHGGERPFKCKVCGRAFSTRGNLRAHFVGHKTSSAARAQNSCPICQKKFTNAVTLQQHVRMHLGGQIPNGGSTLPEGGGAAQESSSEQYTASGPGSFPLQQPQQPSPEEELSEEEDEEEEEDATDEDSLAGRGSESGGEKAISVRGDSEEVSGAEEEVGAVSAAPTAGKEMESSEKNTQQSLPPPPPDNLDHPPPMEQGTSDISGGIEEEAKLEGTPSPIAALAQEGEGTSTPLVEEPGEGSSRKACEVCGQTFPAQAALEEHQKNHPKEGPLFTCVFCRQGFLDRPTLKKHMLLAHHQVPPFAPHGPQNIATLSMVPGCSSSITSPGLSPFPRKEDPAIP; from the exons ATGGCGCAGGAAACCGGGAGCAGCTCTCGACTCGGGGGGCCCTGCGGGGAGCCTGCGGAGCTCGGAG GTGATGCTAGCGAGGAGGACCACCCCCAAGTCTGTACCAAATGCTGCGCACAATTCTCTGACCCGACCGAATTCCTCGCTCACCAGAATGCATGTTGTACTGACCCACCCGTAATGGTGATAATTGGGGGCCAGGAGaaccccagcaactcttcagCCTCCTCTGCACCCCGGCCAGAGGGCCAAATTAGGCCCCAGGTCATGGACACAGAGCACAGTAATGCCCCAGATTCTGGGTCTTCTGGGCCCCCTGATCCTACCTGGGGGCCAGAGCGGAGAGGAGAGGAGTCTTCTGGGCATTTCCTGGTCGCTGCCACAGGTACAGCGACTGGGGGAGGTGGGGGCCTGATCTTGGCCAGTCCCAAGCTGGGAGCAACCCCATTACCTCCAGAATCTACCCCTGCaccccctcctccaccacctccccttccaccttcagGTGTAGGCAGTGGCCACTTGAACATCCCTTTGATCTTGGAAGAGCTGCGGGTGCTGCAGCAGCGCCAGATCCATCAGATGCAGATGACGGAACAAATCTGCCGCCAGGTGCTGCTGCTTGGCTCCTTAGGGCAGACGGTGGGTGCCCCTACCAGTCCCTCAGAGCTAGCTGGGACAGGGACTGCCTCCTCCACCAAGCCTCTACTGCCCCTCTTCAGTCCCATCAAACCTGTCCAAACTGGCAAGACACTGGCACCttcgtcctcctcttcctcctcttcagggGCAGAACCCCCTAAGCAGGCTTTCTTCCACCTTTACCACCCACTGGGATCGCAGCATCCCTTCTCTGTCGGAGGGGTAGGGCGAAGCCACAAACCTACCCcggccccctcccccgccctgtCAGGCAGCACAGATCAGCTGATTGCCTCACCTCAGCTGGCATTCCCAGGCACCACAGGACTCCTGGCAGCTCAGTGTCTTGGGGCCGCAAGGGGTCTTGAGGCTGCGGCCTCCCCAGGGCTCCTGAAGCCAAAGAATGGAAGTGGTGAGCTGGGCTATGGGGAAGTGATCAGTTCCTTGGAAAAGCCTGGTGGAAGGCACAAATGCCGCTTTTGTGCCAAAGTATTTGGCAGTGACAGCGCCCTGCAGATCCATCTTCGTTCCCACACTGGGGAGAGGCCCTATAAGTGCAACGTCTGTGGTAATCGCTTCACCACTCGGGGCAACCTCAAAGTACATTTCCACCGGCATCGTGAGAAGTACCCACACGTGCAAATGAATCCACATCCAGTGCCGGAGCACCTAGACTACGTTATCACCAGCAGTGGGCTGCCTTATGGAATGTCTGTGCCgccagaaaaagcagaagaggaggcagccaCCCCGGGCGGAGGCGTTGAACGCAAACCTCTAGTGGCCTCCACCACAGCACTCAGTGCCACAGAGAGCCTGACACTGCTGTCTACTGGCACAAGCGCATCCGTGGCTCCTGGGCTCCCTCCTTTCAACAAGTTTGTACTCATGAAAGCCGTGGAGCCCAAGAATAAAGCTGATGAAAATACTCCTCCCGGGAGTGAGGGCTCAGCCATTACCGGAGTAGCAGATGGTGGCGCAGCAACCCGAATGCAGCTAAGTAAGCTGGTGACATCGCTGCCAAGCTGGGCGTTGCTTACTAATCACCTGAAGTCAACTGGAAGTTTCCCCTTCCCCTATGTGCTAGAACCCTTGGGGGCCTCaccttctgagacctcaaagttgCAGCAGCTGGTAGAGAAGATTGACCGCCAAGGAGCTGTGGCAGTGGCCTCTACTGCCTCAGGAGCTCCGACCACTTCTGCCCCTGcaccttcatcttcatcttcaggaCCTAACCAGTGTGTCATCTGTCTCCGGGTGCTGAGCTGTCCCCGGGCTCTACGCCTGCATTATGGACAACACGGCGGCGAGCGGCCTTTCAAGTGTAAAGTGTGTGGCAGAGCTTTCTCCACAAGAGGCAATTTGCGTGCACATTTTGTGGGTCACAAGACCAGTTCAGCTGCCCGGGCCCAGAACTCCTGCCCCATCTGCCAGAAGAAGTTCACTAACGCGGTCACTCTGCAGCAGCATGTCCGGATGCACCTGGGGGGTCAAATCCCCAACGGTGGTTCCACACTCCCTGAAGGTGGGGGAGCTGCCCAGGAGAGCAGCTCTGAGCAATATACAGCCTCTGGACCAGGGAGCTTCCCCCTGCAGCAACCCCAGCAACCATCACCAGAAGAGGAGTTGtctgaggaagaggatgaggaagaagaggaagatgcgACAGATGAAGATTCCCTAGCAGGAAGAGGCTCAGAGAGTGGGGGTGAGAAGGCCATATCAGTGCGAGGTGACTCAGAAGAGGTATCgggggcagaggaggaagtgggagcagTGAGCGCAGCACCCACCgctgggaaggagatggagagtAGTGAGAAAAACACTCAACAATCTCTACCACCACCTCCGCCTGACAACCTGGATCATCCCCCGCCCATGGAGCAGGGAACCAGTGATATTTCTGGAGGCATAGAAGAAGAGGCCAAATTGGAGGGGACCCCAAGCCCCATTGCAGCACTCGCCCAAGAAGGGGAGGGCACCAGCACCCCTTTGGTGGAGGagccaggagagggcagcagCAGAAAGGCCTGTGAAGTGTGTGGCCAGACCTTTCCTGCCCAGGCAGCCCTGGAGGAGCACCAGAAGAACCATCCTAAGGAAGGGCCGCTCTTCACTTGTGTGTTCTGCAGGCAGGGCTTCCTTGACCGTCCTACCCTCAAGAAGCACATGCTGTTGGCTCACCACCAGGTACCACCCTTTGCACCCCATGGCCCTCAGAATATTGCTACTCTTTCCATGGTCCCTGGCTGTTCCTCTTCCATCACTTCTCCAGGGCTCTCCCCGTTCCCTCGAAAAGAAGACCCCGCCATCCCATGA